A stretch of the Bradyrhizobium sp. CCBAU 53351 genome encodes the following:
- a CDS encoding DUF6719 family protein — MRILVSAAVLSCFFCVPCSAQTILKSEPLMLAPYEVAFVKDASCPSGKVLKVTGAIRGLHRRKACVVMPGEQASLATATP, encoded by the coding sequence ATGCGTATCTTGGTGTCGGCAGCGGTGCTCTCGTGCTTCTTCTGTGTACCGTGCTCTGCACAGACAATCCTCAAATCCGAGCCTCTGATGTTGGCACCTTACGAGGTGGCCTTCGTCAAGGACGCGTCCTGCCCGTCGGGCAAGGTGCTGAAGGTCACCGGGGCGATCCGCGGGCTGCACCGCCGCAAGGCCTGTGTGGTGATGCCGGGTGAGCAGGCCTCGCTGGCGACAGCAACGCCCTGA
- a CDS encoding outer membrane protein — protein sequence MRSILLGAAAVLALAAPAAAADMQPRTYTKAPAYTPPQAIYNWTGFYIGGHVGGTFAGDSSFQSSDARFLGGVQGGFDYQFAPNWVVGIEAQYSWLPTNNNGVTFPLGTQVTSNTDQLGSVTGRIGYTWGPTLLYAKGGYAWRNNNLGVNIAGVPQAFTATGNSKDGYTVGAGLEYMFAPNWSAKAEYQYYNFGSTTFTSGPVDVVGVRGREDEHTVKVGVNYRFGWGGPAASRY from the coding sequence ATGAGATCGATTTTGCTGGGTGCAGCCGCTGTGCTTGCGCTGGCCGCGCCGGCTGCAGCCGCGGACATGCAGCCGCGCACCTACACCAAGGCGCCGGCCTATACGCCGCCACAGGCGATCTACAACTGGACCGGCTTCTACATCGGTGGCCATGTCGGCGGCACGTTTGCCGGCGACAGCAGCTTCCAGTCCAGCGACGCCCGCTTCCTGGGCGGCGTGCAGGGCGGCTTCGACTACCAGTTCGCGCCCAATTGGGTGGTGGGTATCGAGGCCCAGTATTCCTGGCTGCCGACCAACAACAATGGTGTCACGTTCCCGCTGGGCACGCAGGTGACCTCCAACACCGACCAGCTCGGGTCGGTGACCGGCCGCATCGGCTACACCTGGGGACCGACCCTGCTGTACGCCAAGGGCGGCTACGCCTGGCGCAATAACAATCTCGGCGTCAACATCGCCGGGGTGCCGCAGGCCTTCACTGCGACCGGCAACAGCAAGGACGGCTACACGGTCGGCGCCGGCCTCGAATACATGTTCGCGCCGAACTGGTCCGCCAAGGCCGAGTACCAGTACTATAATTTCGGCAGCACCACCTTCACCTCCGGTCCGGTCGACGTCGTCGGCGTCCGCGGCCGGGAGGACGAGCATACCGTCAAGGTCGGTGTGAACTACCGTTTCGGCTGGGGCGGTCCGGCAGCCTCGCGCTACTGA